Proteins found in one Zea mays cultivar B73 chromosome 1, Zm-B73-REFERENCE-NAM-5.0, whole genome shotgun sequence genomic segment:
- the LOC100279838 gene encoding protein DA1-related 2 isoform X2 — protein MSPRTERRSGLMKWLCRFLKGPKPGEPSRRRPQVAAGEGEGALWHQRPARPKIDPPRNENEELVDRAIAEPLAEAVKPPREKTHRGEDSNDDEDLTRAVQDSLNMNPYTPYNPYPPSQAQPIGHRVCGGCKHEIGRGHYLSCMGIYWHPQCFRCRSCGHLIRETEFTLLGTDSYHKLCYKELHHPKCDVCLQFVRPRVLGKPERSALQTVINCIPTNGSGLIEYRAHPFWGQKYCPSHERDRTPRCCSCEKMEPRNTKYMSLGDGRGLCMECLGSAVMDTSECQPLYHSIRDYYEGMDMRLDQQIPVLLVERQALNEAMEGESKGPHHMPETRGLCLSEERTVSSILRRPRIGGNRLLGMRTRPQKLTRRCEVTAILVLYGLPRLLTGSILAHELMHGWLRLKGYRNLNAEVEEGICQVMSYLWLESEILPSSSRHAQPSSSSSSSSYPATSSEKGGISHTGKKLGEFFMHQIANDTSTAYGDGFRTAYAAVNKYGLRQTLSHIRLTGGFPV, from the exons ATGTCGCCGCGCACAGAGAGGAGATCCGGTCTCATGAAGTGGCTCTGCAGATTCCTCAAGGGGCCGAAGCCCGGCGAACCGAGCCGCCGGCGGCCCCAGGTGGCGGCCGGAGAAGGGGAGGGCGCGCTTTGGCACCAACGACCAGCTAGACCAaag ATCGATCCACCTAGGAACGAGAATGAGGAACTAGTGGACCGTGCCATTGCCGAGCCTCTTGCAGAGGCTGTCAAACCGCCCAGAG AGAAAACCCATAGGGGAGAAGACAGCAACGACGACGAAGATCTCACAAGAGCCGTACAGGACAGTCTGAATATGAACCCTTACACGCCTTACAACCCCTATCCACCCTCTCAAGCCCAACCTATAGGGCACAG GGTATGCGGAGGCTGCAAGCATGAGATAGGGCGTGGCCATTACTTGAGCTGCATGGGCATTTACTGGCACCCTCAGTGCTTCCGCTGCAGGTCCTGCGGTCACCTTATCCGTGAGACCGAG TTCACCTTGCTGGGTACGGATTCGTACCACAAGCTGTGCTACAAGGAGCTGCATCATCCAAAGTGCGACGTCTGCCTTCAGTTTGTAAGGCCTCGTGTCCTCGGAAAACCTGAGCGATCTGCACTGCAGACTGTGATAAACTGC ATCCCAACGAACGGGAGTGGCTTGATAGAGTACAGAGCCCACCCGTTCTGGGGCCAGAAGTATTGCCCTTCGCATGAGCGCGACAGGACGCCACGTTGCTGCAGCTGTGAGAAAATGGAG CCAAGGAACACGAAGTACATGTCGCTGGGAGACGGACGCGGCCTGTGCATGGAATGCCTGGGATCTGCAGTGATGGACACGAGCGAGTGCCAGCCTCTGTACCATTCTATCAGAGACTACTACGAGGGGATGGACATGAGACTGGACCAGCAGATACCCGTGCTCTTGGTTGAGCGGCAAGCGCTCAACGAAGCCATGGAAGGGGAGAGTAAA GGCCCACACCACATGCCTGAGACTAGGGGCCTATGTCTGTCCGAGGAGCGGACTGTGAGCAGT ATACTTAGGAGGCCCAGAATTGGTGGAAACCGGTTACTAGGCATGAGAACTCGGCCACAGAAGCTGACGAGGAGATGTGAAGTTACTGCAATACTTGTCCTGTATGGCCTCCCCAG GCTACTGACAGGTTCCATCCTCGCCCATGAGCTGATGCACGGGTGGCTGCGCCTCAAAG GTTACCGAAACCTAAACGCGGAGGTGGAAGAAGGCATATGCCAGGTCATGTCTTACTTGTGGCTGGAATCAGAGATTCTTCCGTCATCCTCGAGGCACGCGCAGCCTTCAtcatcgtcctcctcctcatcctaTCCAGCAACATCATCCGAGAAAGGTGGAATATCTCATACCGGGAAGAAGCTGGGCGAGTTCTTCATGCACCAGATTGCCAATGACACGTCGACGGCCTATGGTGACGGGTTCAGAACTGCGTACGCTGCCGTCAACAAGTATGGCCTTCGCCAAACACTGAGCCATATACGCCTAACAGGAGGCTTCCCTGTATAA
- the LOC100279838 gene encoding Protein DA1-related 2, translating into MKWLCRFLKGPKPGEPSRRRPQVAAGEGEGALWHQRPARPKIDPPRNENEELVDRAIAEPLAEAVKPPREKTHRGEDSNDDEDLTRAVQDSLNMNPYTPYNPYPPSQAQPIGHRVCGGCKHEIGRGHYLSCMGIYWHPQCFRCRSCGHLIRETEFTLLGTDSYHKLCYKELHHPKCDVCLQFIPTNGSGLIEYRAHPFWGQKYCPSHERDRTPRCCSCEKMEVQPRNTKYMSLGDGRGLCMECLGSAVMDTSECQPLYHSIRDYYEGMDMRLDQQIPVLLVERQALNEAMEGESKGPHHMPETRGLCLSEERTVSSILRRPRIGGNRLLGMRTRPQKLTRRCEVTAILVLYGLPRLLTGSILAHELMHGWLRLKGYRNLNAEVEEGICQVMSYLWLESEILPSSSRHAQPSSSSSSSSYPATSSEKGGISHTGKKLGEFFMHQIANDTSTAYGDGFRTAYAAVNKYGLRQTLSHIRLTGGFPV; encoded by the exons ATGAAGTGGCTCTGCAGATTCCTCAAGGGGCCGAAGCCCGGCGAACCGAGCCGCCGGCGGCCCCAGGTGGCGGCCGGAGAAGGGGAGGGCGCGCTTTGGCACCAACGACCAGCTAGACCAaag ATCGATCCACCTAGGAACGAGAATGAGGAACTAGTGGACCGTGCCATTGCCGAGCCTCTTGCAGAGGCTGTCAAACCGCCCAGAG AGAAAACCCATAGGGGAGAAGACAGCAACGACGACGAAGATCTCACAAGAGCCGTACAGGACAGTCTGAATATGAACCCTTACACGCCTTACAACCCCTATCCACCCTCTCAAGCCCAACCTATAGGGCACAG GGTATGCGGAGGCTGCAAGCATGAGATAGGGCGTGGCCATTACTTGAGCTGCATGGGCATTTACTGGCACCCTCAGTGCTTCCGCTGCAGGTCCTGCGGTCACCTTATCCGTGAGACCGAG TTCACCTTGCTGGGTACGGATTCGTACCACAAGCTGTGCTACAAGGAGCTGCATCATCCAAAGTGCGACGTCTGCCTTCAGTTT ATCCCAACGAACGGGAGTGGCTTGATAGAGTACAGAGCCCACCCGTTCTGGGGCCAGAAGTATTGCCCTTCGCATGAGCGCGACAGGACGCCACGTTGCTGCAGCTGTGAGAAAATGGAGGTACAG CCAAGGAACACGAAGTACATGTCGCTGGGAGACGGACGCGGCCTGTGCATGGAATGCCTGGGATCTGCAGTGATGGACACGAGCGAGTGCCAGCCTCTGTACCATTCTATCAGAGACTACTACGAGGGGATGGACATGAGACTGGACCAGCAGATACCCGTGCTCTTGGTTGAGCGGCAAGCGCTCAACGAAGCCATGGAAGGGGAGAGTAAA GGCCCACACCACATGCCTGAGACTAGGGGCCTATGTCTGTCCGAGGAGCGGACTGTGAGCAGT ATACTTAGGAGGCCCAGAATTGGTGGAAACCGGTTACTAGGCATGAGAACTCGGCCACAGAAGCTGACGAGGAGATGTGAAGTTACTGCAATACTTGTCCTGTATGGCCTCCCCAG GCTACTGACAGGTTCCATCCTCGCCCATGAGCTGATGCACGGGTGGCTGCGCCTCAAAG GTTACCGAAACCTAAACGCGGAGGTGGAAGAAGGCATATGCCAGGTCATGTCTTACTTGTGGCTGGAATCAGAGATTCTTCCGTCATCCTCGAGGCACGCGCAGCCTTCAtcatcgtcctcctcctcatcctaTCCAGCAACATCATCCGAGAAAGGTGGAATATCTCATACCGGGAAGAAGCTGGGCGAGTTCTTCATGCACCAGATTGCCAATGACACGTCGACGGCCTATGGTGACGGGTTCAGAACTGCGTACGCTGCCGTCAACAAGTATGGCCTTCGCCAAACACTGAGCCATATACGCCTAACAGGAGGCTTCCCTGTATAA
- the LOC100279838 gene encoding protein DA1-related 2 isoform X4: protein MNPYTPYNPYPPSQAQPIGHRVCGGCKHEIGRGHYLSCMGIYWHPQCFRCRSCGHLIRETEFTLLGTDSYHKLCYKELHHPKCDVCLQFVRPRVLGKPERSALQTVINCIPTNGSGLIEYRAHPFWGQKYCPSHERDRTPRCCSCEKMEVQPRNTKYMSLGDGRGLCMECLGSAVMDTSECQPLYHSIRDYYEGMDMRLDQQIPVLLVERQALNEAMEGESKGPHHMPETRGLCLSEERTVSSILRRPRIGGNRLLGMRTRPQKLTRRCEVTAILVLYGLPRLLTGSILAHELMHGWLRLKGYRNLNAEVEEGICQVMSYLWLESEILPSSSRHAQPSSSSSSSSYPATSSEKGGISHTGKKLGEFFMHQIANDTSTAYGDGFRTAYAAVNKYGLRQTLSHIRLTGGFPV, encoded by the exons ATGAACCCTTACACGCCTTACAACCCCTATCCACCCTCTCAAGCCCAACCTATAGGGCACAG GGTATGCGGAGGCTGCAAGCATGAGATAGGGCGTGGCCATTACTTGAGCTGCATGGGCATTTACTGGCACCCTCAGTGCTTCCGCTGCAGGTCCTGCGGTCACCTTATCCGTGAGACCGAG TTCACCTTGCTGGGTACGGATTCGTACCACAAGCTGTGCTACAAGGAGCTGCATCATCCAAAGTGCGACGTCTGCCTTCAGTTTGTAAGGCCTCGTGTCCTCGGAAAACCTGAGCGATCTGCACTGCAGACTGTGATAAACTGC ATCCCAACGAACGGGAGTGGCTTGATAGAGTACAGAGCCCACCCGTTCTGGGGCCAGAAGTATTGCCCTTCGCATGAGCGCGACAGGACGCCACGTTGCTGCAGCTGTGAGAAAATGGAGGTACAG CCAAGGAACACGAAGTACATGTCGCTGGGAGACGGACGCGGCCTGTGCATGGAATGCCTGGGATCTGCAGTGATGGACACGAGCGAGTGCCAGCCTCTGTACCATTCTATCAGAGACTACTACGAGGGGATGGACATGAGACTGGACCAGCAGATACCCGTGCTCTTGGTTGAGCGGCAAGCGCTCAACGAAGCCATGGAAGGGGAGAGTAAA GGCCCACACCACATGCCTGAGACTAGGGGCCTATGTCTGTCCGAGGAGCGGACTGTGAGCAGT ATACTTAGGAGGCCCAGAATTGGTGGAAACCGGTTACTAGGCATGAGAACTCGGCCACAGAAGCTGACGAGGAGATGTGAAGTTACTGCAATACTTGTCCTGTATGGCCTCCCCAG GCTACTGACAGGTTCCATCCTCGCCCATGAGCTGATGCACGGGTGGCTGCGCCTCAAAG GTTACCGAAACCTAAACGCGGAGGTGGAAGAAGGCATATGCCAGGTCATGTCTTACTTGTGGCTGGAATCAGAGATTCTTCCGTCATCCTCGAGGCACGCGCAGCCTTCAtcatcgtcctcctcctcatcctaTCCAGCAACATCATCCGAGAAAGGTGGAATATCTCATACCGGGAAGAAGCTGGGCGAGTTCTTCATGCACCAGATTGCCAATGACACGTCGACGGCCTATGGTGACGGGTTCAGAACTGCGTACGCTGCCGTCAACAAGTATGGCCTTCGCCAAACACTGAGCCATATACGCCTAACAGGAGGCTTCCCTGTATAA
- the LOC100279838 gene encoding protein DA1-related 2 isoform X1, which produces MSPRTERRSGLMKWLCRFLKGPKPGEPSRRRPQVAAGEGEGALWHQRPARPKIDPPRNENEELVDRAIAEPLAEAVKPPREKTHRGEDSNDDEDLTRAVQDSLNMNPYTPYNPYPPSQAQPIGHRVCGGCKHEIGRGHYLSCMGIYWHPQCFRCRSCGHLIRETEFTLLGTDSYHKLCYKELHHPKCDVCLQFVRPRVLGKPERSALQTVINCIPTNGSGLIEYRAHPFWGQKYCPSHERDRTPRCCSCEKMEVQPRNTKYMSLGDGRGLCMECLGSAVMDTSECQPLYHSIRDYYEGMDMRLDQQIPVLLVERQALNEAMEGESKGPHHMPETRGLCLSEERTVSSILRRPRIGGNRLLGMRTRPQKLTRRCEVTAILVLYGLPRLLTGSILAHELMHGWLRLKGYRNLNAEVEEGICQVMSYLWLESEILPSSSRHAQPSSSSSSSSYPATSSEKGGISHTGKKLGEFFMHQIANDTSTAYGDGFRTAYAAVNKYGLRQTLSHIRLTGGFPV; this is translated from the exons ATGTCGCCGCGCACAGAGAGGAGATCCGGTCTCATGAAGTGGCTCTGCAGATTCCTCAAGGGGCCGAAGCCCGGCGAACCGAGCCGCCGGCGGCCCCAGGTGGCGGCCGGAGAAGGGGAGGGCGCGCTTTGGCACCAACGACCAGCTAGACCAaag ATCGATCCACCTAGGAACGAGAATGAGGAACTAGTGGACCGTGCCATTGCCGAGCCTCTTGCAGAGGCTGTCAAACCGCCCAGAG AGAAAACCCATAGGGGAGAAGACAGCAACGACGACGAAGATCTCACAAGAGCCGTACAGGACAGTCTGAATATGAACCCTTACACGCCTTACAACCCCTATCCACCCTCTCAAGCCCAACCTATAGGGCACAG GGTATGCGGAGGCTGCAAGCATGAGATAGGGCGTGGCCATTACTTGAGCTGCATGGGCATTTACTGGCACCCTCAGTGCTTCCGCTGCAGGTCCTGCGGTCACCTTATCCGTGAGACCGAG TTCACCTTGCTGGGTACGGATTCGTACCACAAGCTGTGCTACAAGGAGCTGCATCATCCAAAGTGCGACGTCTGCCTTCAGTTTGTAAGGCCTCGTGTCCTCGGAAAACCTGAGCGATCTGCACTGCAGACTGTGATAAACTGC ATCCCAACGAACGGGAGTGGCTTGATAGAGTACAGAGCCCACCCGTTCTGGGGCCAGAAGTATTGCCCTTCGCATGAGCGCGACAGGACGCCACGTTGCTGCAGCTGTGAGAAAATGGAGGTACAG CCAAGGAACACGAAGTACATGTCGCTGGGAGACGGACGCGGCCTGTGCATGGAATGCCTGGGATCTGCAGTGATGGACACGAGCGAGTGCCAGCCTCTGTACCATTCTATCAGAGACTACTACGAGGGGATGGACATGAGACTGGACCAGCAGATACCCGTGCTCTTGGTTGAGCGGCAAGCGCTCAACGAAGCCATGGAAGGGGAGAGTAAA GGCCCACACCACATGCCTGAGACTAGGGGCCTATGTCTGTCCGAGGAGCGGACTGTGAGCAGT ATACTTAGGAGGCCCAGAATTGGTGGAAACCGGTTACTAGGCATGAGAACTCGGCCACAGAAGCTGACGAGGAGATGTGAAGTTACTGCAATACTTGTCCTGTATGGCCTCCCCAG GCTACTGACAGGTTCCATCCTCGCCCATGAGCTGATGCACGGGTGGCTGCGCCTCAAAG GTTACCGAAACCTAAACGCGGAGGTGGAAGAAGGCATATGCCAGGTCATGTCTTACTTGTGGCTGGAATCAGAGATTCTTCCGTCATCCTCGAGGCACGCGCAGCCTTCAtcatcgtcctcctcctcatcctaTCCAGCAACATCATCCGAGAAAGGTGGAATATCTCATACCGGGAAGAAGCTGGGCGAGTTCTTCATGCACCAGATTGCCAATGACACGTCGACGGCCTATGGTGACGGGTTCAGAACTGCGTACGCTGCCGTCAACAAGTATGGCCTTCGCCAAACACTGAGCCATATACGCCTAACAGGAGGCTTCCCTGTATAA
- the LOC100279838 gene encoding protein DA1-related 2 isoform X3: MSPRTERRSGLMKWLCRFLKGPKPGEPSRRRPQVAAGEGEGALWHQRPARPKIDPPRNENEELVDRAIAEPLAEAVKPPREKTHRGEDSNDDEDLTRAVQDSLNMNPYTPYNPYPPSQAQPIGHRVCGGCKHEIGRGHYLSCMGIYWHPQCFRCRSCGHLIRETEFTLLGTDSYHKLCYKELHHPKCDVCLQFIPTNGSGLIEYRAHPFWGQKYCPSHERDRTPRCCSCEKMEPRNTKYMSLGDGRGLCMECLGSAVMDTSECQPLYHSIRDYYEGMDMRLDQQIPVLLVERQALNEAMEGESKGPHHMPETRGLCLSEERTVSSILRRPRIGGNRLLGMRTRPQKLTRRCEVTAILVLYGLPRLLTGSILAHELMHGWLRLKGYRNLNAEVEEGICQVMSYLWLESEILPSSSRHAQPSSSSSSSSYPATSSEKGGISHTGKKLGEFFMHQIANDTSTAYGDGFRTAYAAVNKYGLRQTLSHIRLTGGFPV, from the exons ATGTCGCCGCGCACAGAGAGGAGATCCGGTCTCATGAAGTGGCTCTGCAGATTCCTCAAGGGGCCGAAGCCCGGCGAACCGAGCCGCCGGCGGCCCCAGGTGGCGGCCGGAGAAGGGGAGGGCGCGCTTTGGCACCAACGACCAGCTAGACCAaag ATCGATCCACCTAGGAACGAGAATGAGGAACTAGTGGACCGTGCCATTGCCGAGCCTCTTGCAGAGGCTGTCAAACCGCCCAGAG AGAAAACCCATAGGGGAGAAGACAGCAACGACGACGAAGATCTCACAAGAGCCGTACAGGACAGTCTGAATATGAACCCTTACACGCCTTACAACCCCTATCCACCCTCTCAAGCCCAACCTATAGGGCACAG GGTATGCGGAGGCTGCAAGCATGAGATAGGGCGTGGCCATTACTTGAGCTGCATGGGCATTTACTGGCACCCTCAGTGCTTCCGCTGCAGGTCCTGCGGTCACCTTATCCGTGAGACCGAG TTCACCTTGCTGGGTACGGATTCGTACCACAAGCTGTGCTACAAGGAGCTGCATCATCCAAAGTGCGACGTCTGCCTTCAGTTT ATCCCAACGAACGGGAGTGGCTTGATAGAGTACAGAGCCCACCCGTTCTGGGGCCAGAAGTATTGCCCTTCGCATGAGCGCGACAGGACGCCACGTTGCTGCAGCTGTGAGAAAATGGAG CCAAGGAACACGAAGTACATGTCGCTGGGAGACGGACGCGGCCTGTGCATGGAATGCCTGGGATCTGCAGTGATGGACACGAGCGAGTGCCAGCCTCTGTACCATTCTATCAGAGACTACTACGAGGGGATGGACATGAGACTGGACCAGCAGATACCCGTGCTCTTGGTTGAGCGGCAAGCGCTCAACGAAGCCATGGAAGGGGAGAGTAAA GGCCCACACCACATGCCTGAGACTAGGGGCCTATGTCTGTCCGAGGAGCGGACTGTGAGCAGT ATACTTAGGAGGCCCAGAATTGGTGGAAACCGGTTACTAGGCATGAGAACTCGGCCACAGAAGCTGACGAGGAGATGTGAAGTTACTGCAATACTTGTCCTGTATGGCCTCCCCAG GCTACTGACAGGTTCCATCCTCGCCCATGAGCTGATGCACGGGTGGCTGCGCCTCAAAG GTTACCGAAACCTAAACGCGGAGGTGGAAGAAGGCATATGCCAGGTCATGTCTTACTTGTGGCTGGAATCAGAGATTCTTCCGTCATCCTCGAGGCACGCGCAGCCTTCAtcatcgtcctcctcctcatcctaTCCAGCAACATCATCCGAGAAAGGTGGAATATCTCATACCGGGAAGAAGCTGGGCGAGTTCTTCATGCACCAGATTGCCAATGACACGTCGACGGCCTATGGTGACGGGTTCAGAACTGCGTACGCTGCCGTCAACAAGTATGGCCTTCGCCAAACACTGAGCCATATACGCCTAACAGGAGGCTTCCCTGTATAA